The Chitinophaga sp. H8 region AGGAATGCTTTCCAGTATATATTTAGTATCTATCACACAGTACCGCTGCGCAGTTGCTGCCCAGGCTGTGGCGAATACTATGGCTGCTGTAATAAATAGCTTTTTCATGTGACAATTTAAAATTAACCGGTCTGCTGCTAACTTCCTGCTACCGGCAGTACCGTACTTCAAACTTGCAATATATAATTTATTTCAACATTATTCTGGTTCAAAGCCGAGCATAAAGGTAAACTTAGCAGCGTCCTTTAATCCGCCACCCGGCCTCAGACGGTCAAATCCTATGCCATAGTCAAACCCTAACAATCCAAACATCGGCAGGTAAAAGCGCATACCCAAACCAGCAGAGCGACGCAGCCTGAAAGGATTGTAATCGTTAAAGTCACGGTAACCGTTCGCGGCTTCCAGGAACGCCAACCCGAAGATCGTAGAACTTGGATTCAGACTGAATGGATAACGCAATTCCATCACATACTTGTTGAAGATCGTAAACCCTTCATAACCAATAGGCTGACCACTTTCCGGATTCAACCGTGGATTGGAAGTATAATACACCGGATAACCTCTCTGGGAAATGATATCACGGTCATAGATCGCAAAGTTGCTCAAACCATCTCCTCCCAACTCAAAGCGGCCAAATGGCGACAGGGTGGTACGGTTATTATACCGGCCAATGTAACCAAACTTCGCAGATACTTTCAGTACCATGGACTTATTATCCGTGCCGGATGGCTTGCTCAATGGTACAAACCATTCTGCATTGAAACGGTACTTCTGGTACTCAATGAAATTAAACTGCTGGGATATCGGATCCTTGGTGTAATCCTTGGATGGATTGAATAAAGAGTAAGGTGGGGTAAACTGACCAGACAACATAAAGCTGGAACCACTACGCGGGAAAATCTGCTGATCCACAGAAGACCTCGCAAAAGTAATCTTCAGGTTAATGTTGTTGGAAGTACCATTGTCAAAACCTGGTATCCCGAAATAGTTATAGTTCTTCAGCTTATACTGCTGGTAGTTCAAAGAGTAGATCAGGGAGAAATAGTCATCCGGCCATTTCAGCTGCTTACCCAATGATACGGAAGCTCCCAATACCTTAAAGTGCCCATCCTGCAAAGAACTGGTGTCATATTGCGGACGGTAGTAGTTCTGGTAAGCCCATGGATTCTGATAACTGCTGTAAAAGCTCACAGAAAACTGGTTACGTTTCTTTCCACCTAACCATGGCTCGGTGAAAGAGAAGTTGTAGGAACGATACGCTTTACCGTTAGAAGACACCCTTACAGACAATTTCTGTCCATCACCACTTGGTAACGGATCCCAGGTTTCCTTGTTAAAGATGTTACGCAGGGAGAAGTTATTAAAGGTTACCCCCAGGGTACCGGTAAGGCCGATATAACCACCCCAACCGGCAGACAATTCCAATTGGTCGTTTGCTTTCTCTTCTACAGTATAGTCGATATCCACTGTACCATCGGCCACATTAGGCACCGGATTGATCCCTACTTTCTCCGGGTTGAAAAAGCCGAGGTTGGATATTTCACGCTGGGAACGGATCAGATCCGCACGGCTGAATTTTTCTCCGGGGATTGTACGCAGCTCACGACGGATCACGTGCTCATTGGTTTTTTCATTACCTGCAATACGTACTTCCTTGATCGTAGCCTGCGGCCCTTCCTGGATCCTGATCTCGTAATCGATCGTATCTCCCTTAATCCCTACTTCTACCGGATCAATACGGAAAAACAGGTACCCATAGTCCATATACATGCCGCTGATATCACCACCTTCCGGCGACATCTGCTTCCCCAGCCGCTTATCCAGCAATTCCAGGTTGTAGGTATCTCCTTTTTTGATACCTAACATACGTGTCAGCAGGGAATCATTATACCGGGTGTTACCTTTCCAGGTAATATCCCCGAAATAGTATTTTTTACCTTCAGACAGCTGCATGTCTATATTCAGGTTCTGGGTTTTGGATTTGTAGGTGGTATCCCGTACAATCACCGCATCCCGGTAACCTTTGGAGTTATAAAAAGCAATTACTTTTTCTTTATCTTCTATATACTTTGATTCGTTGAATTTGGCAGAGCTGAATAATTTAAAGCGGAAGTAAGGATCCAGCGCTTCGATCGTCCTGGAAGGTACCAGGAAACCATATGTTTTCCAGTAATCATCCGGCACGGCAGTAGAGTCTACATATACATGCTCATTATCAGGGTACAAGGTCATACGGGTACGTTCTTTGGTACCCTTCATTTTCTTTTTGATCTTGTTATCAGGGATGTTCTGATTACCAACGATATTGATCTGGTTTACTTTTACTTTGGTGCCTTTACTGATGCTGATCACCACATCCACGCTGTTCACCTGCCCGGTGGCTTCTTTCTCTTCAATTTTTACGGAAGCATTTCCAAAACCTTTATCTGCATAGTATTTATGAATAACGGCAGTAGCATTTTGTCTGACGCTTTGGGTAAACACACTACCCTTACGTAAGCCGGATTTGGTGGTGAGTTCGTCTGCATCTGTTTTTTTAACCCCTCTGAACACAAAGGATGACATACGGGGCATTTCCTTCAAACCTATTTCCAGCCAGATCTTGTTACCTTCTATTTTAGTAATGTAGATCACTACATCCGCGAACAGGCGTTGGCCCCATAAGCTTTGAATCGCTTTGGTAAACTGATCGCCACCGGGATAGAGGATTTTATCCCCTACATTCAAACCTGATAAAGACAGCAGTAAAGACTTATCCAGATATTGTGTACCACTTACCGTAATCTCTGCTATTTCATACTGTTGCGGCGCTGATGGAATAAGTGGCAAACCAGCTGGTGGATTAGCGGGTGCCGGCGCAGGTAGCGTATCTATTTGTTGGGCGGATACACGTAAGCCTGCACTGCAACATAATGCTATAGCCAGTAGGCTCCTAGGAAATAATTTCTTCATTCTGCTGTATTTGTTCGCTTGTTTTTCCAAAACGCCTTTCTCTCGTTTGGTAGTTTAAGATAGCTTCGTAAAGATGCTCATTGCGGAAATCAGGCCAGCGGGTATCTGTAAAATACAGTTCCGCGTAGGCGAGCTGATAAAGTAAGAAATTGCTGATCCTGCATTCACCACTGGTTCTGATCATTAGTTCCGGGTCGGGCATACCTGCTGTACAAAGGTATTTTTCCCAGGTTTCCGGGGTAACATTCGCAGGGTCCAGTTTTCCCTGTTGCGCATCCAGCGCTATTTTCTTAGCTGCATTCACTATTTCCCAGCGGGCACTGTAACTCAATGCCATGACCAGGTTTAAGCCTGTATTCGGAGCGGTAATAGCCATTGCCTCCTCCATTTCCTGCTGGCAATGAGGCGGCAACATACTCATATCCCCTATTACCCGCAAACGTATATTATTTTTACACAATGTATCTACCTCCTTACGGATAGTATTTACCAGTAATTCCATGATACCATTTACTTCATACACGGGACGGTCCCAGTTTTCAGTAGAAAACGCATACAATGTAAGATACCCGATACCTAACTCAGCACAGGTTTCCACGATCGTGCGCACACTCTCTACCCCTTCGTGATGGCCATAAAGCCGGTCCTGCCCACGTTCTTTTGCCCAGCGGCCATTCCCATCCATGATGATGGCGATATGACGTGGTAACCGTTGCAAGTCCAATTTATCCTTCAAACTCATGCGTGTGTTTCAGGCGTATTATAACAGATTTACTAAAAGTGTGCAAAGATACAAAAATAGAGTAATGACTTTGTCAGCAAAGCATACCCGGTTGTTTTAACGTAGTTTTAACAGGGAATCCCACACCAGCGGGCATTTTGCAGTTTAGGAACCGCCTTTGGCAGACAAAAAATGGCAGTTGGCAGGCAAATACTGAAACTATTCAGGCGTATATAAGTAGTCATCTTTAGTAAGTACGTGATATTATCCTGTAAAATGACAAAAAATAAACATTTTCTCCTAAAAAACATTTGTTTTCAGGCTTTTAAGGGCATCTTTTTCCCGGAAACAGTCCCGGACACCCCTAAAACTTACACTTGTAAGAGGTAAACAGGAAGCTGATAGATAACTCTACGGTGGCAAACTGATCTTTATCCCGGCTATTGCCCCGCTGACGGCCGGCTACTCCCAGCGGATCGCCGGTTACATTGGACCGGTCCTGCAAAATAGAGGCGATACTGGCCTTACCATCCGGCAATGGCGGAAATACAGCGGCACCGGCATAGGTGGTGCTTACATCATCCAGGTAATCCGTGCCCGTAAAACGGTATAGTACTTCCAGCCCTACATTTACCGACCTGGAAATATTGTATTTAAAACCACCCCCCATCAAAAAAGCATAGGATACCAACCCGTAAGGCTTCCGGTCGGGATACATGGCAGATCCCTGCCCTTCTGTACGCAATGGCTGTAAATGGTATTTTTTATCCTGATAATAGGTATAGGGGTCGAAAGCGAAAATGCTTAATCCCCCGGTAAAATAGGGCGTAAACCGGTGGTCCAGCGTACCGGGGTTAAACCGGAAAAAGTTAAAATCCCCCTGCAGCGACAGCTCCCCTACATTGGTATTAAAACTGAGGTTCCTGCGGCGCTGGAACTCGTTTTTGTTATACACATCGGAATACCCCAGCTGTAAAAACCGGGCGTGCAGCCTTACCCCTATATAATCATTGAAATATTTCCTGTAATAAACCCCCACCGTAGGCTTCACGGCATTCAAGGCCCCCCTGGTATTGAGATCGCCAAAATAATGTGCACCTCCCACAGAAAAGCCCAGCTCCCCTACATACTGCAGCTCATTTTGCGCCATCACAGCCGGGGCAGACAGCATGGCCACCACCAATACCAATAAAGAGGATACGGAACGTTTGGCCGTAAAAACAATTTTTCGCATAAATCAGTTCTTCTTAAACGCTATTATACCGCTTTTGGTATGGGTACATATATCTGTAAATGTAACAATATAAACGATTACTTGATCGTATTCCGCGCATCTATGCCCCACAGCAGCTTATTACGAAGGGTATGCAGGAAATTACTGTCGTCCAGCCGTAACAGACTCAGGGTAAATGCTTCTTTTTTCACGGCCAGCTGTACGGTATTATCAATGGTTTCCATCCTGGAATCCATCGTACACAGAAACTGATCACTACGCCCTTCTACTTCAAAGGAAATGATATTATTATCCGGCACTACAATAGGCCTTACATTGAGGTTATGAGGGGCTACCGGCGTAATCACAAAGCTGCCCGCCTCCGGAAACACAATCGGGCCGCCACAGCTCAGCGAATAACCGGTGGATCCGGTGGGCGTAGATACAATCAGCCCATCTGCCCAGTAGGTATTCAGGAATTCTCCGTTCAGGTAAGTATGGATCTTGACCATGGCGGATGTATCTTTCTTGTGAATCGTAAATTCATTGAGCGCATAGGGCACCTCTCCAAACAAAGGCACATTGGCATCCAGGTGCAGCAGGGTACGCTGGTCTACAATATAGGTGCGGTGCTGCAATGCCTGTACCATGGCATGGATCTCATCTTTACCTATGCTGGCCAGAAATCCCAGCCGGCCAAAATTGATCCCGCAAACCGGAATATTTGTGTCCCGTACATAACAAACCGTATCCAGCAGGGTACCATCCCCGCCCAGGCTCATCAGGAAGTCTATTTTGCCCGGCAAGTCTTCGGCACAGGTAAAAATCTCCGGCTCATCAGTAAAATGGATATGAGGCTGTAAACTGCGGTAAAAAGGCTCATAGATAATGGCCGTTATCTCCTCCCGCTGCAACTCATCCAGCAATAGTTGAATATTCGATAAATCTTCTGTAATAAATCCCCGGCTATAGAGAGCTACGCGCATGTTAAGTTAGCTTTTAGCTGTTAGCTATTAGCTGTTAGTGAAGCCATAGATGGTCAGCGATTGGAATGAATACCAGCAGCTAACTGCTAAAAGCTAACAGCTAACAGCTGTATCACATATCTAGTTGAGTATGTAAAAATAGCCCTTTTTGCCCTAATTGGTTTACACTGTACTCAATACGCAGGCAGGTATCATAAAATGAAACGATGTCAAATCCTACCCCACCGGAATAAAGAAAGCGGTTATCCAGCGTAGCCCCTTTGGGAAACTTGTTATAGGCATATCCCATATCGGCATAGGTTTTAGCCAGAATACGGAAGGGTACGGTACTGAATTTTTTAGGTACAATGGGCAGGTGTACTTTAAACGACAGTAATTCCTGGCGGAGGGTAGATTTAAAGATAAAATAGCTGGTCCCGTCTACCACAAAATATTCCAGTCCGCGGAGGTAGTCGTCAGAGTAACCAATAGCTTTCTGGTTTACATAGGGCTGGTCGCCACCAAATTTTGCCTGGGAGCGGATGCCCAGGGCACCAAATGTTTTAGGCGCCAGCTGCCAGTACTTCACTGCTTCCAGACGCAGGCGGATATCATCAATATCGCTCAGCGGCCCTATCCCCTTTTTGCCGGCTTCTGCCACAATCGTCAGTCCTTTTAACGGGTATATCCAGCTATCCGCCTTGATATAATTCATGCGGTAGTTCAGCTCCAGGTACCTGACCTCGTTGCGCCCTTTGCCCAGGTAGTCGGGATTGAGCAATACCACCGAGTCGCCTACCTTTTCATAATTGTAGCTGAGGTATACCCGGTGGCGGGTGTTAATGGCTCTCCGGTAGCTATAGTTAAGCCCTATGCTGTAGGCCTGCCGCTGAAAGTCTACGTTACGGAAAAACTGTTGTTTATTGCCGCTGCTGGTGCTTTCGTTCACCTCCCGGTTACGGCTGTAAGACACGAGGATACCGGCGCCATGACGGTAGTTTTTATCGATATAAGGCACATTATATCCCAGGGCAAAACGCTGCGTATACCCAAACTGGATATCTGCATGCAGGTCATCCCTTCTGCCGGTCATATTCTCCTGGATCAGCCTCACCCCGATATTTACCCGGTCCAGGCTACGGCCCTGCTCTACCCACCATTGGTTAAAGTTGCGGTCGGCCAGTTTAAAAATAGGGATCGGAAACGTATACCAGCGCTCCCATACTTCAAATATGACATCCGCATACTGGCCATTCCAGTTCTTTATATTGGCAGTCACATTCAGGAAAAGGGAAATATTGAGCAACTGCTTACGTCTTTCTTCCAGCGTTTCGGCCAGGTCTTTCAGCCGGATGGTATCGCCGGGGGTAAGACTTAATTCCCTTAAAATAATGGAGGTACGGGTACGTTTATTACCCTGTATAATGATATCGTTTACAATAAGATAACTGGAATCGGGAGCTCCCGCAGTGATGGAAGTGGCAGGTGCAATATTAGCTGACTGGCCGTATACAAACGGGGTTCCCGTCAACAGGCACCATATCCCCAACAGGTAAAATATTTTACCCATTACATGTTGATATAGTTCATCAACAGGTCGTAGTTCTTTTTGAGCAGCTCTTCTTCCGGTTCTTCAGAGAAAGTATATTTCACCACATAATTAAAGCGTTCAAAAGTAGCCAATATAGATTGCAGTTCCTGGCGGTTGGTTTTCAACAATACCTCCAGCCGTCCCGAGACAGGGTTGGTAATGGTATTTACACTCAGGATCGTTACCTCATTGGATTCTGCAATACGGGCTATTTCGCTCAGGCTGTAATCACGCGGATCTACATCCAGGGCGATGATACCACCGGTTTCTTTCACCCCGTTATATTGTGCCAGTGCGGCCAGCAGGTTGTCTTTGGTAATAATGCCCAGGTATTCGTTTTCCCTGGTAATAACCGGCAATGCAGAGAGTTTAAAGTCATAGAACAGTTTCAGCGCCTCAAAAAGATGCGCATTTTCCATGATGCCGGGTTTCGTGCCGTTATATTCTATTGATTCCAATAAAATATCCGGGTCTTCCAGGTCCAGGATCTCATCTTCCTCTACCAGCGCCAGGTACTTATTTTCCACCACCATAGGCAGTTGCGTTAAATGATATTCATTCATGAGGCGCAACGCCTTGGAACCTGCATCCAACGGATGCAAAATCGGTACTGTTGATATGAGTTCACGTGCCAGCATTACGGTTCTGTTCTTTTACAATAATAACAAAGAGTATTCCAATCGGAGCAGCTTTGCCATTAAAAACTAATTAAATTATACTTTACCGTTAGACTCCCGGTATAAAGATACGTTTAACTGCGGCTTCCAGATTGCAGGGCAAGAAATCAAATAGTGTTGCAGGCGATGTAAGTAAAAGGTCAGTTATTGTTCTTCAACTTTTCAAGAAAGGCATGCAAGATTACATTGAACTCATCCGGCACCTCCATCATGGGGGCGTGGCCGCATTTATCAATAAATTTAAGTTCGGAATTCGGTATCAGTTTCTGAAATTCCTCTCCTACCATAGGCGGGGTAACGGTATCATTATTACCCCAAATGAGCAAGGTAGGTACTTTTATCTCTTTCAGCTCTTCCCCCAGGTTATGGCGTATCGCCGATTTGGCCAGGGTAATGATCTTGATTACTTTCAGACGGTTATTTACGATCTCAAACATTTCATCTACCAACTCTTTGGTAGCGATTTTAGGATCATAAAAGGTAAGCTCGGCTTTTTTGCGGATATATTCATAATCGCCGCGCTTAGGGTAAGTTTCGCCCATCCCGTTTTCAAACAGGCCGGAACTGCCCGTAAGGATCAGCGACTTAATAACTGCTTCGGGGTGCTTCAACAGGTATACCAATGCTACATGGCCTCCCAGTGAATTACCCAGTAAATGAAAATTTTTATATCCTCTTGCCTCTATAAATTTATGTACATATTTGGCTAATCCACCTACCGAGGTATCCAAAATGTTCAGATCATACAAGGGTAACATTGGGATCACCACCTTATTATATTGCCTGAAATACTCTACTACGCCGGAGAAATTACTCAATGCGCCGAATAGTCCATGTAATAACACTAATGGTTCACCTTCTCCTTCCTCTACAAACTTAAACTTGCCCTGTGTTTTGATTTCGTAATCCATTGCCAAATCTTGAAAGTCAATTTTGCGCTAAAATAATTCTTTTTCTTAATTCAAGTAATCTTTGAAACGAGTTAAACCGGCTGTAACTGTTTTGCAGCACTATCAAAGAATGATTGTAACTGCCCGAACACATCTTTAAATACGGGCATTATTTTCCCCATATTATCAACTACCCAGGGACCTATTTCATCAATGTACGGATACACTACAGATTGCAATTTGGTTTCCGGACTAAGCCAGTATAACTGGTTGGCAATCCATAATAAAACACTGTAAATAACGATAAATATTACACTATATAACAAAATACCGCCCAGTCTGTTTACCCAGCCCAGCAAAGCCAGCTCTACCAGCTTCTGCAAAGCTCCGGCTCCCAGCCTTACCAGCAATATTACCCCTAAAAAAAGGCAGATAAAACATAATACCGGCAGCC contains the following coding sequences:
- a CDS encoding BamA/OMP85 family outer membrane protein, which produces MKKLFPRSLLAIALCCSAGLRVSAQQIDTLPAPAPANPPAGLPLIPSAPQQYEIAEITVSGTQYLDKSLLLSLSGLNVGDKILYPGGDQFTKAIQSLWGQRLFADVVIYITKIEGNKIWLEIGLKEMPRMSSFVFRGVKKTDADELTTKSGLRKGSVFTQSVRQNATAVIHKYYADKGFGNASVKIEEKEATGQVNSVDVVISISKGTKVKVNQINIVGNQNIPDNKIKKKMKGTKERTRMTLYPDNEHVYVDSTAVPDDYWKTYGFLVPSRTIEALDPYFRFKLFSSAKFNESKYIEDKEKVIAFYNSKGYRDAVIVRDTTYKSKTQNLNIDMQLSEGKKYYFGDITWKGNTRYNDSLLTRMLGIKKGDTYNLELLDKRLGKQMSPEGGDISGMYMDYGYLFFRIDPVEVGIKGDTIDYEIRIQEGPQATIKEVRIAGNEKTNEHVIRRELRTIPGEKFSRADLIRSQREISNLGFFNPEKVGINPVPNVADGTVDIDYTVEEKANDQLELSAGWGGYIGLTGTLGVTFNNFSLRNIFNKETWDPLPSGDGQKLSVRVSSNGKAYRSYNFSFTEPWLGGKKRNQFSVSFYSSYQNPWAYQNYYRPQYDTSSLQDGHFKVLGASVSLGKQLKWPDDYFSLIYSLNYQQYKLKNYNYFGIPGFDNGTSNNINLKITFARSSVDQQIFPRSGSSFMLSGQFTPPYSLFNPSKDYTKDPISQQFNFIEYQKYRFNAEWFVPLSKPSGTDNKSMVLKVSAKFGYIGRYNNRTTLSPFGRFELGGDGLSNFAIYDRDIISQRGYPVYYTSNPRLNPESGQPIGYEGFTIFNKYVMELRYPFSLNPSSTIFGLAFLEAANGYRDFNDYNPFRLRRSAGLGMRFYLPMFGLLGFDYGIGFDRLRPGGGLKDAAKFTFMLGFEPE
- a CDS encoding isoprenyl transferase, encoding MSLKDKLDLQRLPRHIAIIMDGNGRWAKERGQDRLYGHHEGVESVRTIVETCAELGIGYLTLYAFSTENWDRPVYEVNGIMELLVNTIRKEVDTLCKNNIRLRVIGDMSMLPPHCQQEMEEAMAITAPNTGLNLVMALSYSARWEIVNAAKKIALDAQQGKLDPANVTPETWEKYLCTAGMPDPELMIRTSGECRISNFLLYQLAYAELYFTDTRWPDFRNEHLYEAILNYQTRERRFGKTSEQIQQNEEIIS
- a CDS encoding DUF6089 family protein codes for the protein MRKIVFTAKRSVSSLLVLVVAMLSAPAVMAQNELQYVGELGFSVGGAHYFGDLNTRGALNAVKPTVGVYYRKYFNDYIGVRLHARFLQLGYSDVYNKNEFQRRRNLSFNTNVGELSLQGDFNFFRFNPGTLDHRFTPYFTGGLSIFAFDPYTYYQDKKYHLQPLRTEGQGSAMYPDRKPYGLVSYAFLMGGGFKYNISRSVNVGLEVLYRFTGTDYLDDVSTTYAGAAVFPPLPDGKASIASILQDRSNVTGDPLGVAGRQRGNSRDKDQFATVELSISFLFTSYKCKF
- a CDS encoding NAD kinase, with amino-acid sequence MRVALYSRGFITEDLSNIQLLLDELQREEITAIIYEPFYRSLQPHIHFTDEPEIFTCAEDLPGKIDFLMSLGGDGTLLDTVCYVRDTNIPVCGINFGRLGFLASIGKDEIHAMVQALQHRTYIVDQRTLLHLDANVPLFGEVPYALNEFTIHKKDTSAMVKIHTYLNGEFLNTYWADGLIVSTPTGSTGYSLSCGGPIVFPEAGSFVITPVAPHNLNVRPIVVPDNNIISFEVEGRSDQFLCTMDSRMETIDNTVQLAVKKEAFTLSLLRLDDSNFLHTLRNKLLWGIDARNTIK
- a CDS encoding POTRA domain-containing protein, producing MGKIFYLLGIWCLLTGTPFVYGQSANIAPATSITAGAPDSSYLIVNDIIIQGNKRTRTSIILRELSLTPGDTIRLKDLAETLEERRKQLLNISLFLNVTANIKNWNGQYADVIFEVWERWYTFPIPIFKLADRNFNQWWVEQGRSLDRVNIGVRLIQENMTGRRDDLHADIQFGYTQRFALGYNVPYIDKNYRHGAGILVSYSRNREVNESTSSGNKQQFFRNVDFQRQAYSIGLNYSYRRAINTRHRVYLSYNYEKVGDSVVLLNPDYLGKGRNEVRYLELNYRMNYIKADSWIYPLKGLTIVAEAGKKGIGPLSDIDDIRLRLEAVKYWQLAPKTFGALGIRSQAKFGGDQPYVNQKAIGYSDDYLRGLEYFVVDGTSYFIFKSTLRQELLSFKVHLPIVPKKFSTVPFRILAKTYADMGYAYNKFPKGATLDNRFLYSGGVGFDIVSFYDTCLRIEYSVNQLGQKGLFLHTQLDM
- a CDS encoding CBS domain-containing protein; its protein translation is MLARELISTVPILHPLDAGSKALRLMNEYHLTQLPMVVENKYLALVEEDEILDLEDPDILLESIEYNGTKPGIMENAHLFEALKLFYDFKLSALPVITRENEYLGIITKDNLLAALAQYNGVKETGGIIALDVDPRDYSLSEIARIAESNEVTILSVNTITNPVSGRLEVLLKTNRQELQSILATFERFNYVVKYTFSEEPEEELLKKNYDLLMNYINM
- a CDS encoding alpha/beta fold hydrolase; its protein translation is MDYEIKTQGKFKFVEEGEGEPLVLLHGLFGALSNFSGVVEYFRQYNKVVIPMLPLYDLNILDTSVGGLAKYVHKFIEARGYKNFHLLGNSLGGHVALVYLLKHPEAVIKSLILTGSSGLFENGMGETYPKRGDYEYIRKKAELTFYDPKIATKELVDEMFEIVNNRLKVIKIITLAKSAIRHNLGEELKEIKVPTLLIWGNNDTVTPPMVGEEFQKLIPNSELKFIDKCGHAPMMEVPDEFNVILHAFLEKLKNNN
- a CDS encoding CvpA family protein — its product is MSIDIVFAIIMVFAIYKGYSRGLIVAIFSLVAVMLGMAAALKLTSVAVLYTQEHWGMHSRWLPVLCFICLFLGVILLVRLGAGALQKLVELALLGWVNRLGGILLYSVIFIVIYSVLLWIANQLYWLSPETKLQSVVYPYIDEIGPWVVDNMGKIMPVFKDVFGQLQSFFDSAAKQLQPV